A stretch of Kryptolebias marmoratus isolate JLee-2015 linkage group LG24, ASM164957v2, whole genome shotgun sequence DNA encodes these proteins:
- the si:ch73-389b16.1 gene encoding uncharacterized protein si:ch73-389b16.1, whose product MSNYPDELTQREQERLRIRRDSDTKAAELAKMEKMLQQTKNLLDRKTELSSESKDYQENMVEDLEEKVRSSRRYRRNSLHHTQMLESQMKTVKGELVGTLDHLQELRNVLRRSQQKAEERKAAMEKLAAGLR is encoded by the exons ATGAGTAACTATCCTGATGAGCTGACCCAGAGGGAGCAGGAGAGGCTGAGAATTCGGCGGGACAGCGACACTAAAGCTGCCGAGCTGGCAAAGATGGAGAAGATGCTACAGCAAACAAAGAATCTGCTAGACAGGAAGACAGAATTGAGTTCGGAGAGCAAAGACTACCAGGAGAACATGG TGGAGGACCTGGAGGAAAAAGTGCGCTCCAGCAGGCGCTACAGGAGAAACTCCCTTCATCACACACAGATGCTGGAGAGCCAGATGAAGACGGTGAAAGGCGAGCTGGTGGGCACACTGGACCACCTTCAGGAGCTGAGGAACGTCCTGCGACGCTCACAGCAGAAAGCAGAAGAGCGCAAAGCTGCCATGGAGAAGCTGGCAGCAGGGCTCAGGTAA